Genomic segment of Nitrospira sp.:
CGTCAGCACCGCCGACGTCTGCATCAAGTAGCAGGCCCGCAGGTATTTCTCGGTCAGGACCGAGCAGGGATACAACAGGTCCTGGGGGTTGAGAAAACTGGTCACGTCATGGTGATGATGGCCACCGGCCGGTTGCGCCCGTTGCGCCTGCTGGAAGGTCACGATGTTTTCCATGAACACCCCACCGTAGCAGGATTCTCGATCCCAGCTCCCCGGCAAGGCATCACAAAACGCCAAACTCTTGAGCACGTCATAGCGGAACTGAATGGTCAGTCCATGCCCAAGGCCGTGCAGACAATTGTAGCGCTGAAATGAGTAGGCAGAGACCGTCTCGCTGATGGGGCACAGCGGGAGGATATGTTGCGGCTCCACCTGGGACAGGCTGCTGAGGAAGGCCTGCAACACCCCATGATAGCAGCCAGACCAAAAGACATCCCGGCAATGCGACATCGCCAGCGGCGCCGTTCCATAGTGGGCAAATGCGCGTTGGCCGATGTGGTGCACGAGCGGATGCGCCTCGCGCAGCGCTTCAGGGTCCTGCGCCGTGATCTGTTCCAGAGCCGTCAAGGCTGGCTCGGCCCCCTCGGCTTGCAACACCGTCTCCAGATACCGTTGATAGCATTCCATCTTGGTCTCAAACGGCTGAGTGCGGCAGGTCTCCGGCGGTGTCGGCTCACTCGCCTGCAGCCCGCCAACCCATACCAAACCGAGCAGCACCACCAACAACCGTGCGCTCCATTGACCACGCATGATTCTCTCTCCCTGAGTTCAATCGCGACCGATTACTTCAGACTTGTGATTCTAAAATACCCACCGGAATCGATCCAGAAAAAATCACCTCGCCACGGAGCAACAGCGTGCCCCCCTTCTCCCACCCTGTGGTTCTGTGATAGAACCATGCGCGTTTCATCATCGTGCCTCGACGAGATCGCAGCCACCATGTCCACGACGCCAGAGCCTCCTACACGCTCCGACTTCATTCGCGAAATTGTTGCGGCCGATCGTGCCGCCGGCAAACATGACGGCCGGGTGGTAACCCGCTTTCCGCCGGAACCGAACGGCTATCTCCATATCGGACATGCCAAATCCATCTGCCTCAACTTCGGCATTGCCAATGAGCAACCGGGCGGAATCTGCCACCTCCGCATGGATGATACCAATCCGACGACAGAAGACCCCGAATATGTTCAGGCGATTCAAGAAGATGTCCGCTGGCTGGGGTTCGATTGGCATGACCAGATGTTCTTCGCATCCGACTATTTCGAGCGACTGTATGGGTACGCGGAGATCCTCATCAAAAAAGGCCTTGCCTATGTCGACAGCCTGACGGCCGACGAGATGCGCCGCTACCGCGGAACACTCACGGAACCGGGACAGGCCAGCCCGCATCGCACCAGGAGCATCGACGAGAATTTGGACCTGTTCCGTCGGATGCGGGCGGGCGAATTTCCCGACGGCGCGCATGTGCTCCGCGCCAAAATCGACATGGCCTCGCCGAACATCAATCTCCGCGATCCGGTGCTCTACCGCATCCGGCATGTCGCCCATTACCGCACCGGCACGACCTGGCCTATCTACCCCGCATATGATTTCGCGCATCCGCTGTCCGATGCGATAGAAGGCATCACCCATTCGATCTGCACCTTGGAATTTGAAGACCACCGGCCACTGTATGACTGGGTCGTGGCTCAATGCGAGACGCCGCAGCGGCCGCAGCAAATCGAATTTGCCCGGCTGAATGTGACCTTTACCGTCATGAGCAAGCGCAAATTGCTCGATCTCGTCGAGCGCAAGGTGGTCAACGGATGGGACGATCCACGCCTGCCGACGCTCAAAGGACTGCGCCGCCGCGGGTTCACGCCCGAAGCTCTGCGCGCATTTTGCGAAGCAATCGGCGTCGCGAAGCGGGATGCCATCGTCGAAATGCAGCTCCTCGAACACTTTGTCCGCGAAGACCTGAACAAGCGCGCTCCGCGCGTCATGGCCGTCCTCCGCCCCTTGCGCCTCGTGATCGAAAATTATCCCGAGGGACAGGTCGAGCAGCTCGATGCCGTCAACAATCCTGAAGATCCGTCCGCAGGCACGCGTCAGGTCCCCTTTTCCCGCGTCTTGTATATCGACCAGGACGATTTCAAAGAAGATCCGCCCAAACAATTTTTCCGGCTCGCCCCGGGCCGTGAGGTGCGGCTGCGTTACGCCTACATCATCACCTGTGTTGGCGTCGTGAAGGACCCTGTCACCGGCGAGATCACAGAACTTCGCTGCACCTATGATCCAGAAACGAAGAGCGGCGGTGCGCAGGCACAACGAAAAGTGAAGGCCACGATCCACTGGGTGTCGGCGAGCCATGCCGTCGACGCGGAAGTACGGCTGTATGAGAGTCTCATGCTCACGGATCCCAGCAAGATTCCTGCCGATCAGGATTGGACGCAACAGCTCAATCCCCATTCCCTGGAACGGCTGCCGTCGTGCAAAGTAGAACCCAGCCTGGCCTCAGTCGCTCCCGGCACCAATGTCCAATTTGAACGGGTCGGCTACTTTTGTGCCGACCCCGATTCGGCGCCGACCAGGCTCGTGTTCAACCGAACCGTGACGCTCAAAGACGCCTGGGCCAAGATCGAGAAATCCCACACCTCGCGTTGATCGGCTCATTCCGCCTTGAATCAGCCCAATTCCCCCGCAAAGTACTGGGGCGCCAGCCTTCTGCCACCTTGAACCTTCTCCTGTCGATGAACGAGAATCACTCCTCGCTCGGTTGATCGCTTCATGATCACAAAGGAGTGACGACGATGGTGACAGGATCGGGCAGCGAAGATCATCAGGCAGAACGCGGGTCATTGCGGGAGCGCCTCTTGCGCCTGGAAGCGGCGATTCCGAGCGCGGCGACTAGCGCGCAACCAATCCTTACGAATATTCACCGCTCCATCCGCCGGCTCCACGATCAACTTCAGCGCATCGATGTGACGCCTCTCCTACCCCGCTCTCTCGTCGGCCATGTTCGCTGCTTCGATTGCGGCACCACCGACATGGAATCGTTTCATACCTCCACACAGGGCGGCTACCATCTCTGCCCGGCCTGTTTTCAGCAACGGCTCCGCACGGGACGTGCCAAGACCGCTCATTAACCATTGCGTTCTCCGTTGATCTCGACGCCGCGTCGACCCAGAAAGCACCACCCCCTGCCGCTAGCCCTGGGCCCTTCCTGCACCGTATACTGCACGCTTTCACTGTCGCGAGAGAGGTATCCCGGGTATGGCCCCGAACATTCTATTGAGTTGCGAATCGATCAGTAAGAGTTACGGGGTGCGAGCCCTGTTCGCCAACCTGAGCTTGGCCTTGTGCGAAGGTGACCATGTCGGACTGATCGGCCCGAACGGGTCCGGCAAGTCGACCTTGCTGAAAATTCTGGCCGGGCTTGAGCCGCCGGATACCGGCACGCGCACCCTGCGCGGCCATACACGGGTGGGATATGTCCCTCAGGAACCGAGTTTTCCTGCCGGCTTCAACATCGAACAAGTTCTGCAGCACACTCTCACCGAGGCAGGCCGTGATCCTCACGAAGAAGGCGGCCGGATCGCCCGAGCCCTCAGCATCGGCTCCTTTCCGGATCCTGAACACGATGTGGACACCCTGTCAGGAGGCTGGCGCAAACGTCTCGCCATCACGCAAGCCTTGCTGCTCGAGCCGGACGTGCTGCTCATGGATGAGCCGACCAACCATTTGGACGTCGAGGGCATCCTCTGGCTGGAACGGTTGCTCAAGAATCGCGCCAAGGCCTTTCTCGTCATCAGTCACGACCGTCGATTTTTGGAGGCGATCGCCACGCGCATGGTCGAACTCAATCGTTGTTATCCCGAAGGGCGCTTTGAAGCCAAAGGTCGCTACAGCGATTTCTTGGAGCAGCGAGATGCCGCACTGCAGGCGCAGGCCGACTATCAGTCCTCGCTGGCCAATCGTGTCCGACGCGAAGTGGAATGGCTGCGTCGAGGGCCCAAGGCCCGCACGACCAAAGCCAAGGGCCGCATTCAATCTGCCGGCAAACTGATCGAGGAATTGGACCAGGTCGAATCCCGCGCTGCGCAGTCGTCGATCGGCATCGACTTTTCCGCCTCGGGACGAAAATCAAAACAACTGCTCGTCGCGAAAGCCGTGACGAAGCGTTTCAATGAGAAGCCCGTCGTCACGAATCTGGACCTGCTCCTCGGGCCCGGTCAACGCTTGGGCCTCCTTGGCCCGAACGGAAGCGGCAAGACCACCCTGCTTCGACTGCTGGCCGGCACGCTGGAACCGGACTCCGGCACGATCATGCGGGCCGACGGGCTGCGCATCGTCTCCTTCGAACAACATCGCGAATCACTGGATCAGGCCGCCACCCTGCGGCGGGCATTGGCCCCCTCAGGCGATGCGGTCGTGTACCAAGGCCGCTCTGTCCATCTGGCATCGTGGGCAAAGCGGTTCCTCTTTCGACCCGAACAGCTCGACCTCCCGGTCTCGCGGCTATCCGGCGGTGAACAGGCGCGACTGCTGATTGCCCAACTGATGTTGCAACCGGCAGACCTGCTCATTCTGGACGAGCCGACCAACGATTTGGATATTCCGACGCTGG
This window contains:
- a CDS encoding glutamine--tRNA ligase/YqeY domain fusion protein, with product MSTTPEPPTRSDFIREIVAADRAAGKHDGRVVTRFPPEPNGYLHIGHAKSICLNFGIANEQPGGICHLRMDDTNPTTEDPEYVQAIQEDVRWLGFDWHDQMFFASDYFERLYGYAEILIKKGLAYVDSLTADEMRRYRGTLTEPGQASPHRTRSIDENLDLFRRMRAGEFPDGAHVLRAKIDMASPNINLRDPVLYRIRHVAHYRTGTTWPIYPAYDFAHPLSDAIEGITHSICTLEFEDHRPLYDWVVAQCETPQRPQQIEFARLNVTFTVMSKRKLLDLVERKVVNGWDDPRLPTLKGLRRRGFTPEALRAFCEAIGVAKRDAIVEMQLLEHFVREDLNKRAPRVMAVLRPLRLVIENYPEGQVEQLDAVNNPEDPSAGTRQVPFSRVLYIDQDDFKEDPPKQFFRLAPGREVRLRYAYIITCVGVVKDPVTGEITELRCTYDPETKSGGAQAQRKVKATIHWVSASHAVDAEVRLYESLMLTDPSKIPADQDWTQQLNPHSLERLPSCKVEPSLASVAPGTNVQFERVGYFCADPDSAPTRLVFNRTVTLKDAWAKIEKSHTSR
- a CDS encoding ABC-F family ATP-binding cassette domain-containing protein, with the protein product MAPNILLSCESISKSYGVRALFANLSLALCEGDHVGLIGPNGSGKSTLLKILAGLEPPDTGTRTLRGHTRVGYVPQEPSFPAGFNIEQVLQHTLTEAGRDPHEEGGRIARALSIGSFPDPEHDVDTLSGGWRKRLAITQALLLEPDVLLMDEPTNHLDVEGILWLERLLKNRAKAFLVISHDRRFLEAIATRMVELNRCYPEGRFEAKGRYSDFLEQRDAALQAQADYQSSLANRVRREVEWLRRGPKARTTKAKGRIQSAGKLIEELDQVESRAAQSSIGIDFSASGRKSKQLLVAKAVTKRFNEKPVVTNLDLLLGPGQRLGLLGPNGSGKTTLLRLLAGTLEPDSGTIMRADGLRIVSFEQHRESLDQAATLRRALAPSGDAVVYQGRSVHLASWAKRFLFRPEQLDLPVSRLSGGEQARLLIAQLMLQPADLLILDEPTNDLDIPTLDVLEDSLLEFPGALVLVTHDRWLLDRVSTILLALDGTGRLEWFADYAQWESAQERAAESETGGNNDDTAPAATDQGAGTATIRKPKKLSYREQKEWGTIEETILKAEEQVATCQAALQDPAVVSNAVELQARSEALVEAQAEVERLYARWAELDEKRAQTVQSS